A genome region from Thermococcus gorgonarius includes the following:
- a CDS encoding glycerophosphodiester phosphodiesterase family protein produces the protein MRAGTELNNESTLILGHRGFKGPLENTLPAFRRALLYADGVEFDVRVTGDGKLVVHHDEGFWSDGLFYRINGLSLRELRSIHPLGKLIPRVKNIFRAFRNSFFDADVKEPEAVEPLLKLVERFSVAGRVVFSSENPGIVKALLRECPDCRVGFSIVGYSSLTWIPRIKGLYSLHVPIDAVSYIGYHTFVALLRALRKRGLRIYLWNYQMNELEWVPRLWRFADALILDNPAWVKKGFYGYGALSSGDTYDGLGIR, from the coding sequence ATGAGAGCAGGAACAGAATTGAACAATGAAAGTACTCTGATACTGGGTCACAGGGGCTTCAAAGGGCCGTTGGAGAACACCCTTCCAGCTTTTAGAAGGGCTTTACTGTACGCCGACGGAGTGGAGTTCGACGTCAGGGTTACCGGCGATGGAAAACTCGTTGTCCACCACGATGAAGGTTTCTGGAGTGATGGTCTCTTTTACAGGATAAATGGCCTGAGTCTCAGGGAATTGAGGAGTATCCATCCCCTCGGAAAGCTCATTCCCAGAGTGAAGAACATTTTCAGGGCCTTCAGAAACTCGTTTTTCGACGCTGATGTTAAAGAACCAGAGGCCGTTGAACCCCTCCTAAAACTCGTCGAGAGGTTCAGCGTTGCAGGTCGCGTCGTATTCTCTTCAGAGAACCCTGGAATCGTTAAGGCCCTTTTAAGGGAGTGCCCCGACTGCCGCGTGGGCTTTTCCATAGTCGGCTACTCTTCCCTCACGTGGATCCCGAGGATTAAAGGTCTCTACTCCCTTCACGTGCCGATAGATGCAGTTTCTTACATTGGCTACCACACTTTTGTCGCTTTGCTTAGGGCTCTGCGTAAGAGGGGCCTGAGAATATACCTCTGGAACTATCAGATGAACGAGCTGGAATGGGTGCCAAGGCTTTGGAGGTTTGCCGACGCTCTCATTTTGGACAACCCTGCGTGGGTAAAGAAAGGTTTTTACGGGTATGGTGCACTCTCCTCTGGCGATACCTATGACGGGCTGGGAATCAGATAG
- a CDS encoding glycerophosphodiester phosphodiesterase family protein, producing the protein MVHSPLAIPMTGWESDRVLVLGHRGYSAKYPENSLLAFRKAIEAGADGIELDVWLSKDGRVVIMHDETIDRTSNMTGRQKDMTLEELKKADIGMGERIPTLEEVFEVLSDNALINIELKDRDAAGEVARIVKENNPGRVLISSFDVDALREYRKFDGKTRMGLLIDREDVVPLIPKLKDELNLWSINIPIEAIPLLGLEKTVQAIKWARSLGLKVVLWTENDDLFYLNDNLAKLTGLFEVVIVNDVERMIDYLRKLGLR; encoded by the coding sequence ATGGTGCACTCTCCTCTGGCGATACCTATGACGGGCTGGGAATCAGATAGAGTGCTCGTTCTCGGCCACAGGGGCTACTCCGCGAAGTACCCGGAGAACAGTCTCCTCGCCTTCAGAAAGGCCATCGAAGCTGGTGCCGATGGAATCGAGCTCGACGTCTGGCTCAGTAAGGACGGAAGAGTTGTCATAATGCACGACGAGACCATTGACAGGACGAGCAACATGACCGGAAGACAGAAGGACATGACGCTTGAGGAGCTCAAGAAGGCCGATATAGGCATGGGGGAGAGGATTCCGACGCTGGAGGAGGTCTTTGAGGTCCTGTCCGATAATGCCCTAATCAACATCGAGCTCAAGGACAGAGACGCCGCCGGCGAGGTTGCAAGAATAGTAAAGGAGAACAACCCAGGGAGGGTCTTGATTTCCTCCTTTGACGTTGATGCACTCAGGGAGTACCGGAAGTTTGACGGGAAAACAAGGATGGGACTGCTGATAGACAGAGAGGATGTCGTTCCACTCATCCCGAAGCTTAAGGATGAACTAAACCTGTGGTCAATTAACATCCCAATAGAGGCTATACCCCTCCTCGGTCTTGAAAAAACTGTTCAGGCGATTAAATGGGCCCGTTCCCTAGGTCTCAAGGTCGTTCTTTGGACGGAAAATGACGACCTCTTTTACCTCAACGACAACCTCGCGAAGCTTACGGGACTCTTCGAGGTGGTCATAGTCAACGACGTCGAGCGGATGATTGATTACCTCAGGAAACTCGGGCTCAGGTAA